In one window of Thermodesulfobacteriota bacterium DNA:
- the dut gene encoding dUTP diphosphatase, whose product MEKAPLTVRIRLLSASAKAPCKSHDGDAGWDLFASEEATIPPGGTMIIKTGIAMQIPHGWYGQIKSRSGLGAKGLIVTAGVVDSSYRGEIGVVAINGNSAPDGPAFAFRPGDKVAQMVFLPVPQVAIELAEDLSTSTRGENGFGSTGR is encoded by the coding sequence ATGGAAAAAGCCCCGCTCACGGTCAGGATAAGGCTCCTTTCCGCGTCCGCCAAGGCGCCCTGCAAGTCGCACGACGGCGACGCGGGCTGGGACCTCTTCGCGTCCGAGGAGGCGACCATACCCCCGGGCGGCACAATGATTATAAAAACCGGCATCGCAATGCAGATACCGCACGGCTGGTACGGTCAGATAAAATCCAGGAGCGGCCTCGGCGCAAAAGGCCTCATCGTGACGGCAGGAGTCGTCGACAGCTCCTACAGGGGCGAGATAGGCGTAGTCGCGATAAACGGCAACTCCGCCCCGGACGGCCCTGCCTTCGCCTTCAGGCCCGGCGACAAGGTCGCGCAAATGGTCTTCCTCCCGGTCCCCCAGGTAGCAATCGAACTCGCCGAAGACCTCTCAACCTCCACACGAGGCGAAAACGGATTCGGAAGCACCGGACGCTGA
- a CDS encoding ferritin family protein — translation MDPVHFTGKEVLDMAVRIEENGMRFYADASKGASSKELKALFKALSEEEGTHIKLFLELKKLLTDETSNGFDPYLEEAQQYLKTMADGEVFTNPDAGKEAAGAVKNEEEALKMAIDMEKDSLLFYYELERMIREKDRKVIDSLIEQEKEHVRKLTAIQASLFGK, via the coding sequence ATGGACCCGGTGCATTTCACAGGCAAGGAAGTTCTCGACATGGCTGTCAGGATAGAGGAAAACGGGATGCGTTTCTACGCGGACGCGTCGAAGGGCGCAAGCAGCAAGGAATTGAAGGCGCTCTTCAAGGCCCTTTCCGAGGAGGAAGGCACCCACATAAAGCTCTTCCTCGAACTCAAGAAGCTCTTGACCGATGAGACGTCCAACGGGTTCGACCCGTATCTCGAAGAGGCGCAGCAGTACCTCAAGACCATGGCCGACGGCGAGGTCTTCACGAACCCGGACGCGGGCAAGGAAGCGGCTGGCGCCGTGAAGAACGAGGAAGAGGCCCTCAAGATGGCGATAGACATGGAGAAGGACTCGCTCCTCTTCTACTACGAGCTTGAGAGGATGATAAGAGAGAAGGACAGGAAGGTCATAGATTCCCTTATAGAGCAGGAAAAGGAGCATGTGAGGAAACTCACCGCGATACAGGCGAGCCTCTTCGGGAAATAA
- a CDS encoding ABC transporter permease has product MPVPLSYSLKSLLARKLTTALTAGGMALVVFVFAAITMLAEGLEATLVETGSRDNMIVVRKGAPSEVQSTITRDQAAIIESLPGVAPGPGGIRLAAKEIVVLISLQKRGTESPSNVVIRGITPASLELRPQARLVEGRMPRPGTYEIISGKAVSGRFEGAGMGEKLSFAMREWTVVGIFDAGATGFSSEIWGDTDSLMQAFRRPIYSSVVFRMEDPERLDSIKAAIEDDPRLSLDAKRETEFYSEQSRALSLFLRVLGTTLTAIFSIGAVIGAMITMYSAVAGRVGEIGTLRALGFGRTSILAAFLVESLLTGLAGGAIGLLAASFLRFISFSTLNFQTFSELAFSFTLTLKTAVLSITVALIMGLAGGLLPALKASRMKITDALRTG; this is encoded by the coding sequence ATGCCAGTACCGCTCTCATACAGCCTCAAGTCGCTCCTTGCAAGAAAGCTCACGACAGCCCTCACCGCCGGCGGCATGGCCCTCGTCGTCTTCGTCTTCGCCGCGATAACGATGCTGGCCGAGGGGCTCGAGGCCACCCTGGTAGAGACCGGCTCAAGGGACAACATGATCGTCGTAAGGAAGGGAGCGCCATCGGAGGTCCAGAGCACAATAACCCGGGACCAGGCCGCCATAATAGAGTCGCTTCCCGGCGTGGCGCCGGGCCCCGGCGGGATCAGGCTCGCGGCAAAAGAGATAGTCGTCCTCATATCGCTCCAAAAGCGCGGCACCGAAAGCCCCTCCAACGTGGTCATACGGGGGATAACGCCCGCTTCTCTCGAACTCAGGCCGCAGGCAAGGCTCGTCGAAGGCAGGATGCCGAGGCCCGGCACTTACGAGATAATATCCGGAAAGGCGGTCTCAGGCAGGTTCGAGGGGGCGGGCATGGGGGAAAAGCTCTCCTTTGCGATGAGGGAATGGACTGTCGTCGGCATATTCGACGCCGGCGCTACCGGGTTCTCCTCCGAGATATGGGGCGACACCGACTCCCTCATGCAGGCCTTCAGACGTCCCATCTACTCGTCAGTGGTATTCAGGATGGAAGACCCGGAAAGGCTCGATTCCATAAAGGCCGCGATTGAAGACGACCCCAGGCTAAGCCTCGACGCCAAGCGCGAGACGGAGTTCTACTCCGAGCAGTCCAGGGCCCTCTCCCTCTTCCTGAGGGTACTCGGCACCACGCTCACGGCCATATTTTCAATAGGGGCCGTAATCGGGGCCATGATAACAATGTACTCGGCTGTGGCAGGGAGGGTCGGCGAGATCGGGACGCTCCGCGCCCTCGGCTTCGGCAGGACCAGCATACTCGCGGCCTTCCTCGTCGAGTCGCTCCTTACCGGCCTGGCCGGAGGCGCAATCGGCCTCCTTGCCGCATCGTTCCTCCGCTTCATCTCGTTCTCCACGCTCAACTTCCAGACCTTCTCGGAGCTGGCCTTCTCGTTCACCCTCACCCTGAAAACAGCCGTGCTCTCCATAACCGTCGCGCTCATCATGGGCCTCGCAGGAGGACTCCTGCCGGCCCTCAAAGCCTCAAGGATGAAGATAACGGACGCACTCCGGACCGGATAG
- a CDS encoding aldehyde dehydrogenase family protein: MPPEFLNLIGGKWSAASSGKTIESVNPADTGDIVGLVPASGKEEVDRAVAAAREAYEGWRLTPAPKRGEILFRAAELLLKHKDELSRLVTREMGKILPEGMGDVQEAIDMAYYMAGEGRRLSGETVPSELFAKDCKSLRVPIGVFALITPWNFPTAIPAWKIFPCMIAGNTAVFKPSSYTPIAAARLVELIAESGLPPGVLNLVHGTGDDTGEYLATHPGVDGVSFTGSSAVGERLAKLCSGLEKEISCEMGGKNPIIVMDDARLDLAVEGALWGAFGTSGQRCTAASRLIVHEKVYDRFLGMFLDAARRLKTGRGLDPGTHMGPVINEAQMKKVLGYIEIGKKEGARLVLGGNRLDDGNYSKGFFIEPTVFADVSPEMRIAQEEIFGPVASVIRSKDLKDAIGIANGVRYGLSSSIYTQDVNSSAIAERDLEAGIVYINAPTIGAEVQLPFGGTKRSGLGRKEAGGRGGSLDMFTKWKVVYRDFSGRLQKAQIDKE; encoded by the coding sequence ATGCCCCCTGAATTCCTGAACCTCATAGGCGGGAAATGGTCCGCCGCCTCGTCGGGGAAGACGATCGAGAGCGTAAACCCTGCGGATACCGGCGACATAGTCGGCCTTGTCCCGGCTTCAGGAAAAGAGGAGGTCGACAGGGCGGTGGCGGCGGCACGGGAGGCCTACGAGGGCTGGCGCCTTACTCCCGCGCCCAAGCGCGGGGAGATACTATTCAGGGCCGCGGAGCTGCTTCTTAAGCACAAGGACGAGCTTTCAAGGCTCGTAACGAGGGAGATGGGGAAGATACTCCCCGAGGGCATGGGAGACGTGCAGGAGGCCATTGACATGGCCTACTACATGGCGGGGGAAGGCAGGAGGCTGTCCGGCGAGACCGTCCCTTCAGAGCTGTTCGCAAAGGACTGCAAGTCGCTCCGCGTACCCATAGGCGTATTCGCGCTAATAACCCCCTGGAACTTCCCGACCGCCATCCCCGCGTGGAAGATATTCCCCTGCATGATAGCCGGGAATACCGCTGTCTTCAAGCCGTCGAGCTACACGCCCATAGCCGCGGCAAGGCTCGTGGAGCTAATCGCCGAATCCGGCCTCCCGCCCGGCGTACTCAACCTCGTACACGGGACCGGGGATGATACCGGGGAGTACCTTGCCACGCACCCTGGAGTTGACGGGGTCTCCTTCACGGGGTCGTCTGCCGTGGGCGAGAGGCTTGCCAAGCTCTGCAGCGGCCTGGAAAAGGAGATATCCTGCGAGATGGGCGGAAAAAACCCCATCATCGTCATGGACGACGCAAGGCTCGACCTCGCGGTCGAGGGCGCGCTCTGGGGGGCCTTCGGCACTTCCGGGCAGAGGTGCACTGCGGCGAGCAGGCTCATCGTCCATGAGAAGGTCTACGACCGCTTCCTCGGGATGTTCCTCGACGCGGCCCGGAGGCTCAAGACAGGGCGCGGGCTCGACCCCGGCACCCACATGGGGCCGGTCATAAACGAGGCCCAGATGAAGAAGGTTCTGGGCTATATTGAAATCGGCAAGAAGGAAGGCGCGAGGCTCGTCCTCGGAGGCAACAGGCTTGATGACGGAAACTACTCGAAAGGCTTCTTCATAGAGCCGACCGTGTTCGCGGACGTGTCCCCGGAGATGAGGATAGCCCAGGAGGAGATATTCGGCCCCGTCGCCTCGGTCATCAGGTCAAAAGACCTGAAGGACGCCATAGGGATAGCGAACGGGGTCCGGTACGGCCTTTCGTCTTCGATATACACCCAGGACGTGAATAGCTCGGCCATAGCAGAGCGCGACCTCGAAGCCGGGATAGTCTACATAAACGCGCCGACAATCGGGGCCGAGGTGCAGCTCCCGTTCGGCGGGACGAAAAGGAGCGGGCTCGGCAGGAAGGAGGCGGGCGGAAGGGGCGGCTCGCTCGACATGTTCACGAAATGGAAGGTCGTATACAGGGACTTCAGCGGCCGCCTCCAGAAAGCCCAGATAGACAAGGAGTGA
- a CDS encoding aspartate aminotransferase family protein has protein sequence MGNDLKERAKKHITPALVFHTDIEVKKAEGLYVESTGGKRYMDFSSGLATANLGHCPPEVLEAARRQMDSLVHSGCIFRYSSQVELAERLAEITPGAIDMFFFSNSGAEAIEGAIKLARFATGRQGIISFTGGFHGRTMGALTLTTSAAKYRRGFHPLLPSVYHAPYPYCYRCLLGHQRKDCSLECYEYLEGILRHQISPEDVACMVIEPVLGEGGYAPPPPEVLFRLRDLCSRHGILLIADEVQSGFGRTGRWFASEHFGLEPDIIVMAKGIASGFPLSAFGASASLMSKWPPGAHGTTFGGNPVSAAAAVATIDTIRKRGLLENSARTGEYALSRLNDMKKRHSIIGDVRGLGLMIGIEFVKEDGGPDKEGLERVMERCLDNGLVIIECGPGKNVARLMPPLTVTREEMDAALSIFEEALP, from the coding sequence ATGGGGAACGACCTTAAAGAGCGGGCGAAGAAACACATAACCCCGGCCCTTGTTTTCCACACCGACATAGAGGTCAAAAAGGCGGAAGGGCTCTATGTCGAATCGACCGGGGGGAAGAGGTACATGGACTTCTCCTCGGGCCTTGCGACCGCGAACCTGGGGCACTGCCCGCCAGAGGTGCTCGAAGCCGCCAGGCGCCAGATGGACTCTCTCGTCCATTCGGGCTGCATATTCAGGTACTCGTCGCAGGTCGAGCTTGCCGAAAGGCTTGCTGAGATAACCCCCGGCGCAATCGACATGTTCTTCTTCTCAAATAGCGGCGCGGAAGCTATAGAAGGGGCCATAAAGCTCGCGCGCTTTGCAACCGGGCGCCAGGGAATAATCAGCTTCACCGGCGGGTTCCACGGGAGGACGATGGGGGCCCTGACGCTTACGACCTCTGCCGCCAAATACAGGCGCGGCTTCCACCCTCTCTTGCCGTCCGTCTACCACGCGCCCTACCCTTACTGCTACCGCTGCCTGCTCGGGCATCAGAGGAAAGACTGCTCTCTCGAATGCTACGAATACCTCGAAGGCATCCTGAGGCACCAGATATCGCCTGAGGACGTTGCCTGCATGGTAATCGAGCCGGTACTGGGCGAAGGAGGATACGCCCCTCCGCCTCCAGAGGTCCTCTTCAGGCTCCGCGACCTCTGCTCAAGGCACGGCATCCTCCTTATCGCCGACGAGGTGCAGAGCGGTTTCGGCAGGACCGGGAGATGGTTCGCCTCCGAGCACTTCGGCCTTGAGCCTGACATAATCGTCATGGCAAAAGGCATAGCCTCGGGCTTTCCGCTGAGCGCCTTCGGGGCCTCAGCAAGCCTCATGTCAAAGTGGCCTCCCGGAGCGCACGGCACCACATTCGGCGGGAACCCGGTCTCCGCTGCCGCGGCTGTAGCTACAATCGACACAATAAGAAAAAGGGGCCTCCTTGAGAACTCCGCGAGGACCGGAGAGTACGCGCTATCCAGGCTGAACGACATGAAAAAGCGGCACAGCATAATCGGCGACGTGCGCGGGCTCGGCCTCATGATAGGCATCGAGTTCGTGAAGGAGGACGGAGGCCCTGATAAGGAAGGGCTCGAAAGGGTGATGGAACGGTGCCTGGATAACGGGCTAGTCATAATCGAGTGCGGCCCGGGAAAGAACGTCGCCCGCCTCATGCCGCCGCTCACCGTGACCAGGGAAGAGATGGACGCGGCGCTTTCCATATTCGAGGAGGCCCTTCCTTGA
- a CDS encoding GTPase, producing the protein MGAAGRDFHNFNVLYRDDPSIEVVAFTAAQIPFIENRTYPPSLAGPLYPEGIRIYPEDELPELIKKYGADEVVFSYSDVSYEYVMQRAALAISLGAGFVLPSAEAAMIKAERPVISVSAVRTGCGKSGVTRYIGKKLLQAGKRPVAIRHPMPYGDLERQRLQRFSSREDLVKAQCTIEELEEYEPLVESGLVVYAGVDYRAILDEAEKEGNIILWDGGNNDLPFIRPDFEIVVTDPLRPGHELGYYPGEANLRRAHLVVVNKAGSAGAEVELVASNARAVNPRATILRTDSAITVEGDIKGKKALVVEDGPTLTHGGMAFGAGIAAARAFGAVPVDPRPYASGTIKEAFRKYPDLQNLLPAMGYSEGQKKELQEIIEKTPADLVLIATPIDLSRVVPITKPAVRVRYEIEEMDRPGLWDEVRAFLSKTG; encoded by the coding sequence ATGGGGGCCGCCGGACGGGACTTCCACAACTTCAACGTCCTCTACAGGGACGACCCTTCGATAGAGGTCGTCGCCTTCACCGCCGCCCAGATACCCTTTATCGAAAACCGGACCTACCCCCCTTCCCTCGCGGGCCCGCTCTATCCCGAAGGCATAAGGATATATCCGGAAGACGAGCTTCCGGAGCTTATTAAAAAATACGGGGCCGACGAGGTCGTCTTCTCCTACAGCGACGTCTCTTACGAATACGTCATGCAAAGGGCCGCGCTCGCAATCTCGCTGGGCGCGGGTTTTGTGCTACCCTCGGCAGAGGCCGCGATGATAAAGGCAGAAAGGCCGGTTATCTCGGTTTCTGCCGTGCGGACCGGGTGCGGCAAGAGCGGGGTAACGAGGTATATCGGTAAAAAACTCCTCCAAGCCGGGAAAAGGCCGGTTGCCATACGCCATCCCATGCCGTACGGCGACCTCGAGAGGCAGCGGCTGCAGAGGTTCTCATCCCGCGAGGATCTGGTAAAAGCGCAGTGCACTATTGAGGAGCTCGAGGAATACGAGCCGCTTGTCGAATCCGGCCTCGTTGTATACGCCGGGGTCGACTACAGGGCGATACTTGACGAGGCCGAAAAAGAAGGCAACATCATCCTCTGGGACGGCGGGAATAACGACCTCCCTTTCATCCGTCCGGATTTCGAGATTGTCGTCACTGACCCGCTAAGGCCGGGGCACGAACTCGGATATTACCCCGGGGAAGCGAACCTCCGGAGGGCGCATCTCGTGGTCGTCAACAAGGCCGGGAGCGCCGGGGCGGAGGTGGAGCTTGTCGCCTCGAACGCGAGGGCCGTAAACCCCCGCGCCACGATATTGAGGACCGATTCGGCGATAACTGTCGAGGGAGATATAAAGGGGAAGAAGGCGCTGGTCGTGGAGGACGGCCCCACCCTCACCCACGGAGGCATGGCCTTCGGCGCCGGGATTGCAGCAGCAAGGGCATTCGGGGCCGTGCCCGTGGACCCGAGGCCCTACGCCTCCGGCACGATAAAGGAGGCCTTCCGCAAATACCCGGACCTTCAAAACCTCCTGCCGGCGATGGGCTATTCGGAGGGGCAGAAAAAAGAGCTTCAGGAGATAATAGAGAAGACCCCTGCGGACCTGGTCCTCATAGCCACGCCTATAGACCTTTCCCGCGTCGTCCCGATAACGAAACCGGCTGTGCGAGTCCGCTATGAGATAGAGGAGATGGACAGGCCCGGGCTATGGGACGAGGTGCGCGCCTTCCTTTCAAAAACCGGATGA
- a CDS encoding proline dehydrogenase family protein: MKDFLLILASRYIAGTERRDAIGAAAALNALGLKATIDSLGENVNTAEEAARSAEEYLALLADIKESGVDSHVSLKLTHMGLALSDELARKNTEKVVQRAADLGNFVRIDMEGSAFTQATIDIFLGLRDKYPDVGIAIQSALKRSMEDARRVAASGGSIRLVKGAYKEPPSIAFADKKDVDRSFERIMKELLLSDTRPAIATHDERLIDETKRFAEEKGIPKGAFDFEMLLGIKRTLQKRLSGEGYAMRVYVPYGRDWLPYMLRRVRERKENAWFVLRNILD, translated from the coding sequence ATGAAGGATTTTCTCCTTATACTCGCCAGTAGATACATAGCAGGGACCGAGAGGCGGGACGCGATAGGCGCGGCAGCGGCCCTGAACGCTCTCGGTTTGAAGGCGACCATAGACAGCCTCGGAGAGAACGTAAATACCGCCGAAGAGGCCGCGCGCTCTGCCGAAGAGTACCTGGCCCTCCTCGCCGACATCAAAGAATCCGGCGTAGACTCTCACGTATCCTTGAAGCTAACGCATATGGGCCTTGCGCTATCGGATGAACTCGCCCGGAAGAACACGGAAAAAGTAGTGCAAAGAGCCGCTGACCTCGGGAACTTCGTCCGCATCGACATGGAGGGCTCGGCATTCACGCAGGCGACCATCGACATCTTTCTCGGACTGAGGGACAAATACCCGGACGTCGGAATCGCAATACAGAGCGCCCTTAAAAGGAGCATGGAAGACGCGAGGCGGGTCGCCGCTTCTGGCGGAAGCATCAGGCTCGTAAAGGGCGCGTACAAGGAGCCGCCGTCCATCGCCTTCGCCGACAAGAAAGACGTGGACAGGAGCTTTGAGCGTATCATGAAAGAGCTCCTCTTGAGCGATACCCGCCCAGCCATAGCCACCCACGACGAGAGGCTCATAGACGAAACCAAAAGGTTCGCGGAGGAAAAAGGCATCCCGAAGGGGGCGTTCGATTTCGAGATGCTACTCGGCATCAAAAGGACTCTCCAGAAGAGGCTTTCCGGCGAGGGATATGCCATGAGGGTCTATGTGCCTTATGGCAGGGACTGGCTACCGTACATGCTGAGGAGGGTCCGCGAGCGGAAGGAAAACGCCTGGTTCGTGCTGAGGAACATTCTCGATTGA
- a CDS encoding DEAD/DEAH box helicase, with translation MKFESLALHPDILRGISDAGFEHCTPIQEQSLPTCLDGQDVIAQSQTGTGKTAVFLLTIFSRVMAAGPNTTGQPRALVMAPTRELASQIIEDAEKLGKHLPFRSVAVYGGVEYGKQVNALKEGVELVVATPGRMIDLYKSKTLSLDSIEIFVIDEADRMFDMGFAPDIMYIASKLPKGKPRQTMLFSATIDSNVRRLASRYMKPDPVMVEIEPEQVTVSAIDQRIIYVSNEEKLPSLFALLKRPDVERAIIFTNMKSTAEKVGINLVANGIPAKVLTGDVTQARREKIIEGIKAGKINVLVATDVAARGLHIEGVTHVINYDLPDDAANYVHRIGRTARAGKSGKAYSLACEDHVLNLPEIEKYIERKLETEWIEEGEMVRDLVIKERPRRERPHERAGGGGKRPGPGGRERSFQKDGKRPERRHEKKGPPRDDKAAAGPALAQALPLEPEKAARPDSQPGQPGSRQPGDRPKRNRPRNRRKGNSPAGANPKEITSGEPRALNAKPEPGSRQSQERGQRPPRKRGQGFKAGDRETKRPAGGRQYNTRQVEQAAMAIARQEKESKAFEPSKVQPAQKEEKTGLLKRFLKFLKKS, from the coding sequence ATGAAATTTGAAAGTTTAGCTCTGCACCCGGACATCCTTAGAGGGATTAGCGATGCCGGATTCGAGCACTGTACACCCATTCAGGAGCAATCCCTTCCAACGTGCCTTGACGGGCAGGACGTCATAGCTCAGTCCCAGACCGGCACAGGAAAGACCGCGGTCTTCCTCCTTACGATATTCAGCAGGGTCATGGCAGCCGGACCCAATACGACCGGGCAGCCAAGGGCGCTCGTCATGGCCCCGACCCGCGAGCTTGCGTCCCAGATAATCGAAGATGCAGAAAAGCTCGGAAAGCACCTGCCGTTCAGGTCGGTCGCAGTCTACGGCGGCGTGGAGTACGGCAAGCAGGTGAACGCGTTGAAGGAAGGGGTCGAGCTGGTGGTCGCCACCCCGGGCCGCATGATAGACCTCTACAAGTCCAAGACACTCTCGCTCGACTCCATCGAGATATTCGTCATAGACGAGGCGGACCGCATGTTCGACATGGGCTTCGCCCCGGACATCATGTACATCGCAAGCAAGCTCCCGAAAGGCAAGCCCCGCCAGACGATGCTCTTTTCCGCGACCATCGACTCGAACGTCAGGAGGCTCGCGTCGCGCTACATGAAACCCGACCCGGTCATGGTCGAGATAGAGCCCGAGCAGGTTACCGTAAGCGCGATAGACCAGAGGATAATCTACGTCTCGAACGAGGAGAAGCTTCCGTCACTCTTTGCGCTCCTCAAGCGCCCCGACGTCGAGCGCGCCATCATATTCACGAACATGAAATCCACAGCCGAGAAGGTCGGCATAAACCTCGTGGCGAACGGCATCCCGGCCAAGGTCCTCACCGGCGACGTGACCCAGGCCAGGCGCGAGAAGATAATTGAGGGCATCAAGGCCGGGAAGATCAACGTGCTTGTCGCCACGGACGTCGCGGCGCGCGGGCTGCACATAGAGGGAGTGACCCACGTCATAAACTACGACCTCCCGGACGACGCGGCGAATTACGTCCACCGCATCGGCAGGACCGCGAGGGCCGGTAAAAGCGGCAAGGCGTACAGCCTCGCATGCGAAGACCATGTACTTAACCTCCCGGAGATAGAGAAGTACATCGAGCGCAAACTCGAGACCGAATGGATAGAAGAAGGGGAAATGGTCAGGGACCTCGTCATAAAGGAGAGGCCGAGAAGGGAGAGGCCGCACGAGAGGGCAGGGGGCGGCGGAAAAAGGCCGGGCCCAGGCGGGCGCGAGAGGTCTTTCCAGAAAGACGGAAAGCGGCCGGAGAGGCGCCATGAGAAAAAGGGCCCTCCGCGCGATGATAAGGCGGCGGCAGGACCTGCCTTGGCGCAGGCCTTGCCGTTGGAACCGGAAAAGGCCGCTCGGCCTGATAGTCAGCCAGGGCAGCCCGGCAGCCGTCAGCCCGGGGACCGTCCGAAAAGGAACCGCCCGAGAAACCGCCGGAAAGGGAACAGCCCGGCTGGGGCGAATCCGAAAGAGATTACTTCAGGAGAGCCGCGCGCCCTGAACGCGAAACCCGAGCCAGGCAGCCGGCAGTCCCAGGAGAGGGGCCAGAGGCCGCCCAGGAAAAGGGGCCAGGGCTTCAAGGCCGGAGACCGGGAAACGAAGAGGCCGGCAGGCGGCAGGCAGTACAATACAAGGCAGGTAGAGCAGGCCGCAATGGCGATAGCGAGGCAGGAGAAGGAGTCCAAGGCATTTGAGCCCTCGAAGGTGCAGCCGGCTCAAAAAGAGGAAAAGACGGGGCTTCTCAAGCGTTTCCTTAAGTTCCTGAAAAAATCCTGA
- a CDS encoding FtsX-like permease family protein, whose amino-acid sequence MPLFFKLLLRNAFRHRLRTMLTVLGMAVAILSFGLLRTVVDAWYAGVEASAANRLITRNAISLTFSLPLSYYEKIRQVDGVEKLSYGNWFGGVYGDERKFFANFAMQAESHLNIVTELVLSPGEKDAYLKDRKGAIAGKKLAQRFGWEIGDAITLKGTVFSGDWDFTLRGIYRGRDDTVDESLFFFHWEYLNETLEAREPMRAGRVGFYLAEIERPELAAVVSGRIDSLFENSLAETLTETERSFQMSFVSMTEAIMTAIRLVSVVVIFIIMAVVANTMAMSVRERMGEFAVMKALGFGARHITLLVFGESLAIAALGAALGAALTFPAASFFRAELGQYFPVFIIKPATFWLDAAAALIVAASASVIPSYRASTVPITAALRRAV is encoded by the coding sequence GCGGTCGCTATACTCTCATTCGGGCTACTCCGTACGGTAGTGGACGCCTGGTACGCGGGGGTCGAGGCCTCGGCGGCCAACCGGCTCATAACCAGAAACGCCATATCCCTCACATTTTCGCTCCCGCTCTCATATTACGAGAAGATACGGCAGGTCGACGGGGTCGAGAAGCTCTCTTACGGCAACTGGTTCGGCGGCGTATACGGGGACGAGCGGAAATTCTTCGCCAACTTCGCGATGCAGGCGGAAAGCCACCTCAACATAGTGACCGAGCTCGTCCTCTCCCCCGGGGAAAAAGACGCATACCTGAAAGACAGGAAAGGCGCGATAGCCGGAAAAAAACTCGCCCAGAGGTTCGGCTGGGAGATCGGAGACGCCATAACGCTTAAAGGCACTGTCTTTTCAGGCGATTGGGACTTTACTCTCCGGGGCATATACAGGGGACGGGACGACACCGTTGACGAGAGCCTTTTTTTCTTCCACTGGGAATACCTGAACGAGACCCTTGAGGCGCGCGAGCCGATGAGGGCCGGAAGGGTAGGCTTCTACCTCGCGGAGATCGAAAGGCCAGAACTCGCAGCCGTCGTCTCGGGCCGCATAGACTCTCTCTTCGAGAACTCCCTTGCGGAGACGCTCACTGAAACGGAGCGCTCTTTCCAGATGAGCTTCGTAAGCATGACGGAGGCGATAATGACAGCGATCCGGCTCGTCTCGGTCGTGGTCATATTCATAATCATGGCGGTCGTGGCTAACACGATGGCGATGTCGGTCAGGGAGCGCATGGGCGAGTTCGCGGTCATGAAGGCGCTGGGCTTCGGGGCCCGGCATATCACTCTACTCGTATTCGGGGAGTCGCTGGCCATCGCGGCCCTCGGCGCGGCCCTCGGGGCCGCCCTCACCTTCCCCGCCGCTTCTTTTTTCAGGGCCGAACTCGGGCAATACTTTCCGGTGTTCATCATAAAGCCAGCTACCTTCTGGCTGGACGCGGCAGCCGCCCTGATAGTCGCCGCATCCGCTTCCGTCATCCCTTCATACAGGGCCTCGACCGTCCCCATAACCGCCGCCTTGAGAAGGGCGGTATAA
- a CDS encoding SH3 domain-containing protein — protein MKKVVLSIVLSVMMSAWAFACVEHGVIRDMDYFATNWAQGRISILMWDSPGMVKIVGTLRPGALVQVLEKSDGFVKVRSSDEQGGHVGWVSSSIVETTFVQEPGDGEECKPKWW, from the coding sequence ATGAAAAAAGTCGTCCTCTCGATAGTTCTGAGCGTAATGATGTCCGCCTGGGCCTTTGCCTGCGTTGAGCACGGCGTTATCCGCGACATGGATTACTTCGCGACAAACTGGGCCCAGGGCAGGATCTCGATACTCATGTGGGACTCGCCGGGCATGGTGAAGATAGTAGGCACTCTCAGGCCCGGCGCGCTGGTACAGGTGCTCGAAAAGAGCGATGGGTTCGTGAAGGTCAGGTCTTCTGACGAGCAGGGCGGGCATGTGGGCTGGGTGAGCAGCTCGATTGTGGAGACGACCTTCGTCCAGGAGCCCGGCGACGGCGAGGAATGCAAGCCTAAATGGTGGTGA